Proteins encoded together in one Bactrocera neohumeralis isolate Rockhampton chromosome 4, APGP_CSIRO_Bneo_wtdbg2-racon-allhic-juicebox.fasta_v2, whole genome shotgun sequence window:
- the LOC126756581 gene encoding peptidylglycine alpha-hydroxylating monooxygenase: MWHMSITVLQAIFGMSTRTIYLLYHQMGIPTLLMILFTLQCPTYGLVSYDYLENNEISDLNSVEQTARFPLLMPKVVPNKPELYLCTPVKVDYTTSYFIVGYEPNATMNTAHHMLVYGCGEPGATKPVWNCGEMSKEYSADSASPCGVHSHSQILYAWARDAPKLDLPNGVGFKVGLNTPIKYIVLQVHYAHIDKFKDGSTDDSGVFIDYTLRPLKKLAGVLLLGTAGLIPPNSIEHMETACEINENKTIHPIAYRTHTHSLGKVVSGYRVRTDEHGSHQWTLLGKRDPLTPQMFYPVENSDPIIAGDYLAARCTMISHRKRITEIGATNEDEMCNFYLMYYVENDEPLNMKYCFSQGPPNYYWNNPDVGLNNIPNTEASTL; this comes from the exons ATGTGGCATATGAGCATTACCGTTTTACAAGCCATATTTGGAATGAGTACACGGACGATATATTTACTATATCATCAAATGGGAATTCCTACACTTCTAATGATATTGTTTACTCTCCAATGTCCAACATATGGATTAGTTTCATACGATTATTTGGAGAACAACGAGATTAGTGACTTAAATAGTGTTGAACAAACGGCTCGTTTTCCTTTGTTAATGCCTAAAGTTGTCCCAAATAAG CCTGAACTTTATCTATGTACGCCAGTAAAAGTCGACTACACTACCAGCTATTTTATAG TTGGCTATGAACCAAATGCAACAATGAATACGGCACATCATATGTTAGTGTATGGTTGCGGTGAACCTGGGGCTACCAAACCAGTTTG gaatTGTGGAGAGATGTCTAAAGAGTATTCTGCTGATTCAGCCAGTCCATGCGGTGTTCATTCACATTCACAG ATCTTATATGCATGGGCGAGAGATGCGCCTAAATTGGATTTACCCAATGGTGTTGGATTTAAGGTTGGTCTAAATACCCCAATCAAATATATTGTTCTTCAGGTTCACTACGCTCACATTGATAAATTTAAAG ATGGCAGCACTGACGATTCTGGCGTCTTCATTGATTACACATTAAGACC TTTGAAAAAGCTGGCCGGAGTACTGCTTCTGGGGACAGCAGGTCTTATTCCACCAAATTCAATTGAACACATGGAGACAGCTtgcgaaataaatgaaaataaaacaatacacCCAATAGCTTATCGTACTCACACACATAGCCTTGGGAAAGTAGTATCTGGATATAGAGTCCGGACTGACGAACATGGTAGCCATCAGTGGACACTCTTAGGCAAAAGGGATCCCTTAACACCACAAATGTTTTACCCAGTTGAAAACAGCGATCCAATAATAGCCGGTGATTATCTTGCTGCAAGGTGTACAATGATTAGCCATCGGAAGAGAATTACAGAAATTGG AGCTACAAATGAGGATGAAAtgtgcaatttttatttgatgtaTTATGTTGAAAACGATGAACCtcttaatatgaaatattgctTCAGTCAAGGACCACCTAACTATTATTGGAACAATCCAGATGTTGGGCTTAATAACATTCCAAATACCGAAGCCAGTACATTGTGA